Below is a genomic region from Desulfonauticus submarinus.
GGAAACCATATATTGGAGAATTTACCATTTTTAACACCTTAGCTGATAGAACTTGGTCCTTGGAAATAACATTGGCAATTTTTTCAGTAGAGACAGTTGGATCTTCTACTAATTTGCTAACTTCTTCTAAAACTTGGGGCAGGGTTGGTAGGTCTTTAACTGCCAAGACTTTCTTTTTAGATTCCAAGCGTAAATCTTCCATTACTCTTCCCCTTTTGAGGCTTGTTGCTCTAATGCTGCTTTTTGTTTAAAATAATTTTGAATGAGTTTTTTTATTTTTTGCATAAATTGGTCATCTTTGTAATATCTAAATAAATAATCCAGGCGTTCAATGCGTTTAGTATAAGATGGACTTGAAGCTATTCCATCTAAATCAAGGGGAGTGCCTTTGACTGTAATATATTTTATCCCTTTGGATTCAATAATCCTAATTATGTTTTCATTTAAAGTTGCTCCAGCTGCTAAAAGAACTTGACCTGTTTCTAAAGTGACAGGCTTTTCTAAAACCATACCTGCTTGAGCAAGATTTATAGGAATTTTTTGCATTTTTCATAACTCCTACTTTATTTTAGACAAAAATACATTCCTGCAAGTCTTTGAATGATGCCCTTTATCTCCATTTGAATTAGTAAGCCACTAATTTCAGCTATAGATAAATTTAAGGATTGGCTAATTTCTTCTATATGGAGCTTATCTTGGTTTTGCAAGAGGTGGTAAATATTTTTTTCATTTTCAGAAAGATGCTCTATGGTATGATTTTCTTTTTTGTTTTGAGGGAAGTTGATTTGTAAGGAAAGTGTTTCTAAAATATCTTCTGTTTGTTGTACCAAGTAAGCTCCTTCTTGGATAAGACGGTTGCAACCTTCAAAACTGTACATTTTAGTAGTTCCAGGAACAGCAAATATCTCTCTGCCATATTCTAAAGCATATTTAGCAGTAATAAGCGCACCACTTTTTTTAGGTGCTTCCACTACTACAACCCCAGAACAAAGACCACTAATTATTCTATTGCGAGAGGGGAAATTTTGTGGTTCTGGAGTAGTATTGGGTAGATATTCAGATAAGATTAGACCATTATTTGCTATGTCTTTTTGTAACTTAGAGTTTTGATAGGGGTAATTTATATTCACTCCACATCCAAGTACTGCTATTGTTTTTCCTTTATGTAAAAGAGC
It encodes:
- the dprA gene encoding DNA-processing protein DprA gives rise to the protein MNSLDTEQELFAFLCLTSIKGIGPASIKKIISITHLASQAWKNIDKVLKNLTSKTIELSQSHKAKIQNLAEQKIQLIKKSNVKYILLTDDIYPELLKEISTPPSILFYQGDINLLSYPKIALVGSRKASTYGLKMAQEIASNLSANGICVVSGLALGIDAAAHKAALLHKGKTIAVLGCGVNINYPYQNSKLQKDIANNGLILSEYLPNTTPEPQNFPSRNRIISGLCSGVVVVEAPKKSGALITAKYALEYGREIFAVPGTTKMYSFEGCNRLIQEGAYLVQQTEDILETLSLQINFPQNKKENHTIEHLSENEKNIYHLLQNQDKLHIEEISQSLNLSIAEISGLLIQMEIKGIIQRLAGMYFCLK